A region of Sulfurimonas sp. DNA encodes the following proteins:
- a CDS encoding redoxin domain-containing protein has protein sequence MENIMRDKLKHYAKEILTFSIFMIVLMNAISLYKSSDLNKEALQNINVTLIDSKTYYFPKDKPILIHFWATWCPTCKVEAGNIQTISQNFEVLSIAVNSGDNNDLRKYMYDNGLDYKVLNDKDGFFAKEFKIAAYPTTFIYDKNKNLVFSEVGYTSTWGLWLRMLWAGY, from the coding sequence ATGGAAAATATTATGAGAGATAAACTAAAACACTATGCGAAAGAGATACTTACCTTTTCTATATTTATGATAGTTTTGATGAACGCTATTAGTTTATATAAAAGTAGCGATTTGAATAAAGAAGCCTTGCAAAATATAAATGTTACTCTTATAGATTCTAAAACCTATTACTTTCCTAAAGACAAACCAATTTTAATTCATTTTTGGGCTACTTGGTGTCCAACTTGTAAAGTTGAAGCAGGAAATATACAAACGATATCTCAAAATTTTGAAGTTCTTAGTATTGCTGTTAATTCTGGCGATAACAATGATTTGAGAAAATATATGTATGATAATGGCTTAGACTATAAAGTTTTAAATGATAAGGATGGTTTTTTTGCAAAAGAGTTTAAAATAGCAGCTTATCCAACTACTTTTATATATGATAAAAATAAAAACCTAGTTTTTAGTGAAGTTGGTTACACATCTACTTGGGGATTATGGCTTAGAATGTTGTGGGCTGGTTACTAA
- a CDS encoding nitrous oxide reductase accessory protein NosL, whose product MFKIYMLAVIALIFVACGVEREPMVKSGMFQSVNSQDATLVQSGKEKTSCSRCGMNLVMFYKTSHKALHNNKPIQYCSIHCLEEHLGEETTLKNPQVVDVASLKFINVGDAYYVVGSKKRGTMSQVSKYAFLDKKMAKKFQDKYGGNIMHFNEALNVAKKDFR is encoded by the coding sequence ATGTTTAAAATTTATATGTTAGCTGTAATAGCTTTAATTTTCGTAGCTTGTGGTGTTGAAAGAGAACCCATGGTTAAGTCAGGTATGTTTCAATCAGTAAACTCTCAAGATGCAACTTTGGTTCAAAGTGGCAAAGAAAAAACTTCATGCAGTAGATGTGGCATGAACCTAGTTATGTTTTATAAAACATCGCATAAGGCGCTACATAATAACAAGCCTATTCAATACTGCTCTATTCATTGTTTAGAAGAGCATTTGGGTGAAGAAACTACTCTCAAAAATCCACAAGTAGTTGATGTAGCTTCTTTAAAATTTATTAATGTTGGAGATGCTTATTATGTTGTTGGTAGTAAAAAAAGAGGAACAATGAGTCAAGTAAGTAAGTATGCTTTTTTAGATAAAAAAATGGCTAAAAAGTTTCAAGATAAATATGGCGGTAATATTATGCATTTTAATGAGGCTTTAAATGTAGCTAAGAAAGATTTTAGATAG
- the dnaK gene encoding molecular chaperone DnaK, whose amino-acid sequence MSKVIGIDLGTTNSCVAVYEGGEAKIIPNAEGKNTTPSVVAFTDKGDVLVGDPAKRQAITNPEKTISSIKRIMGLMMNEEHAKEAHDKVTYNIVDKDGSAAVDVAGKIYTPQEISAKILSKLKDDAETYLGSTVTDAVITVPAYFNDAQRKATKDAGTIAGLNVLRIINEPTASALAYGLDSKKEENVLVYDLGGGTFDVTVLEISDGTFEVLATDGNAFLGGDDFDNKIVDMLNDEFKASHGIELKNDKMALQRLKDAAENAKKELSSATETEINLPFITMTEAGPQHLVVKLTRAKFEGMISDLVEETIDHIKVAMEESDLENSDIKEIIMVGGSTRVPIASEAVSKYFGGKDVNKGVNPDEVVAAGAAIQGGVLRGDVKDVLLLDVTPLSLGIETLGGVMTKIIEKGTTIPVKKSQVFSTAEDNQPAVSISVGQGEREFAKDNKSLGLFELGDIPAAPRGVPQIEVTFDIDANGILTVSSTDKGTGKSQSITISGSSGLSEEEINKMVQDAEENKAADEERKAMVDLKNQADALIVQTEKSVTEMGDKLDAEEKIKIETAVTDLKEVLKDESATKEQIEEKVKTLTEASHKMAEQMYKDKEQGTEQNPEADAKKKKDEDVIDAEIE is encoded by the coding sequence ATGAGTAAAGTTATTGGTATAGATTTAGGAACAACAAATTCGTGTGTAGCAGTTTATGAGGGTGGTGAAGCGAAAATTATCCCAAATGCAGAAGGTAAAAATACAACTCCTTCAGTAGTTGCTTTCACAGATAAAGGTGATGTTTTAGTTGGGGATCCAGCAAAGCGTCAAGCAATCACAAACCCTGAGAAAACAATCTCTTCTATTAAAAGGATTATGGGACTTATGATGAATGAGGAGCACGCTAAAGAAGCACACGATAAAGTAACTTACAATATCGTAGATAAAGATGGTTCAGCAGCTGTTGATGTAGCAGGAAAGATTTACACTCCTCAAGAAATCTCAGCTAAAATCCTTAGCAAATTAAAAGATGATGCAGAAACTTATCTAGGTTCTACTGTTACTGACGCTGTTATTACAGTTCCAGCATACTTTAATGATGCACAAAGAAAAGCAACTAAAGATGCTGGTACTATCGCTGGTTTAAATGTTCTTAGAATCATCAATGAGCCAACTGCTTCTGCTTTAGCTTATGGTTTAGATAGTAAAAAAGAAGAAAATGTACTTGTTTATGACCTTGGTGGTGGAACATTTGATGTTACTGTTTTAGAGATATCTGATGGTACTTTTGAAGTTTTAGCAACTGATGGTAATGCATTTTTAGGTGGAGATGATTTTGATAATAAAATTGTTGATATGTTAAATGATGAGTTTAAAGCTTCTCATGGAATTGAACTTAAAAATGATAAAATGGCTCTTCAAAGACTTAAAGATGCAGCAGAAAATGCTAAAAAAGAGTTAAGTTCAGCTACAGAAACTGAAATAAACTTGCCATTTATCACAATGACAGAAGCTGGACCACAACATTTAGTTGTAAAACTTACTCGTGCTAAATTTGAGGGTATGATTTCTGATTTAGTTGAAGAAACTATTGATCACATTAAAGTCGCGATGGAAGAGTCAGATTTAGAAAATAGTGACATAAAAGAAATCATCATGGTTGGTGGTTCAACTCGTGTACCAATTGCTAGTGAAGCTGTTAGTAAATATTTTGGCGGTAAAGATGTAAATAAAGGTGTTAACCCTGATGAAGTTGTTGCCGCTGGTGCTGCTATTCAAGGTGGTGTTTTAAGAGGAGATGTTAAAGATGTTCTTCTTTTAGATGTTACTCCTTTATCTCTTGGAATTGAGACTCTTGGTGGAGTTATGACTAAGATTATTGAAAAAGGAACTACAATTCCTGTTAAAAAATCTCAAGTTTTCTCAACTGCAGAAGATAATCAACCAGCTGTTTCTATATCTGTTGGTCAAGGTGAAAGAGAATTTGCTAAAGATAATAAATCACTTGGTCTTTTTGAGCTTGGTGATATTCCAGCGGCTCCAAGAGGTGTTCCTCAAATCGAAGTAACTTTTGATATAGATGCTAATGGTATTTTAACAGTTAGTTCAACTGATAAAGGAACTGGAAAGTCTCAGTCAATCACGATTTCTGGTAGTTCAGGACTTAGCGAAGAAGAGATTAATAAAATGGTTCAAGATGCTGAAGAGAATAAAGCTGCTGATGAAGAAAGAAAAGCAATGGTTGATTTGAAAAATCAAGCAGATGCACTTATTGTTCAAACTGAAAAATCTGTTACAGAAATGGGTGATAAATTAGACGCAGAAGAAAAAATTAAAATCGAAACTGCAGTAACTGATTTAAAAGAAGTTTTAAAAGATGAGTCTGCTACTAAAGAGCAAATTGAAGAAAAAGTAAAAACACTTACAGAAGCTTCTCATAAAATGGCTGAGCAAATGTATAAAGATAAAGAGCAAGGTACAGAGCAAAATCCAGAAGCTGATGCTAAAAAGAAAAAAGATGAAGATGTTATAGACGCCGAGATAGAGTAG
- the grpE gene encoding nucleotide exchange factor GrpE — translation MSKESEEELQDELEVTQEEEITRDEAEAEAEAEAVENEFDFLQEELIALKDKYARVHADFDNIKKRLEREKYTAVEYSNEKFAKDMIPVLDALNMAITSSESVTDPVEHFEKLKEGMELTLKQFTTSLEKHGVTMVSHDEPFDPNIHNAVQTVDSEEVESGQIVQTFQTGYKYKNRPLREAMVIVAN, via the coding sequence ATGTCAAAAGAATCCGAAGAAGAATTACAAGACGAACTGGAAGTAACTCAAGAAGAAGAAATAACAAGAGATGAAGCAGAGGCTGAAGCTGAAGCAGAAGCTGTTGAAAATGAGTTTGACTTTCTACAAGAAGAGTTGATAGCCCTAAAAGACAAATATGCACGAGTTCATGCTGACTTTGATAACATCAAAAAAAGACTTGAACGCGAGAAATATACAGCGGTAGAATACTCAAATGAGAAGTTTGCTAAAGATATGATTCCTGTGTTAGATGCACTAAATATGGCGATTACCTCTAGTGAAAGTGTAACTGACCCTGTTGAGCATTTTGAAAAGCTAAAAGAAGGTATGGAGCTTACACTTAAGCAATTTACTACTTCTTTAGAAAAACATGGAGTAACTATGGTTTCACATGATGAGCCATTTGACCCAAATATTCACAACGCTGTTCAAACAGTAGATAGTGAAGAGGTAGAGTCTGGACAAATCGTTCAAACTTTTCAAACAGGTTATAAATATAAAAACAGACCACTGCGTGAAGCAATGGTAATCGTAGCAAATTAA
- a CDS encoding ComF family protein, whose product MKCLLCERLSFAHICTSCQKIFLTPSIYKRKILNTIEVISFYKYKDIKDLLHTKHTDLGYYIYNILALNSFVKFAKEFQYADAITSIAVDDSVRNGYSHTAILNKALNSKYINPQYNKLRAKNDISYSGKSKEFRLLHPRNFSFKNETTNGIILVDDIITTGSTLTQAIQVIQKSQKDVLFCLTLADANLK is encoded by the coding sequence ATGAAATGCTTATTGTGCGAAAGATTGTCTTTTGCACATATTTGTACCTCCTGCCAAAAAATATTTTTAACCCCTAGCATCTATAAACGAAAAATTTTAAACACCATAGAAGTTATCTCTTTTTATAAATACAAAGATATTAAAGACTTACTACATACAAAGCATACAGACCTAGGATATTATATTTATAATATTTTAGCTTTAAACTCATTTGTCAAGTTTGCTAAAGAGTTTCAATATGCAGATGCCATAACTTCCATAGCAGTTGATGATAGTGTAAGAAATGGCTACTCTCATACTGCAATCTTAAATAAAGCGCTTAATAGCAAATACATCAATCCACAATATAACAAACTTAGAGCAAAAAATGATATATCTTACTCTGGCAAAAGTAAAGAGTTTAGACTATTACATCCAAGAAACTTTAGCTTCAAAAATGAAACAACTAACGGCATAATCTTGGTAGATGACATAATAACTACAGGCTCAACACTAACTCAAGCCATACAAGTAATACAAAAGAGTCAAAAAGATGTTCTCTTTTGTCTTACTTTGGCTGATGCAAATTTAAAATAA
- the lepA gene encoding translation elongation factor 4, whose product MKNIRNFSIIAHIDHGKSTLADRIIQECGSVSEREMGTQMMDTMDIEQERGITIKAQSVRLNYVKDGKHYILNLIDTPGHVDFSYEVAKSLASSDGALLIVDAAQGVEAQTIANVYLALDNDLELIPVINKIDLPAADPDKVAEEIETSIGIDATDACLVSAKTGVGIRELIDAIVDRIPAPVGDPDATTKAIIYDSWFDQYLGALALVRVFDGQVKKGQNIKLMSNGEEHHILDLMYPHPMKKIKTKTIECGEIGIVILGLKEVSVINVGDTITDVRNPTTEPVGKYEPAKPFVFAGIFPIDTDKFEDLRDALDKLKLNDSSLSFEPETSVALGFGFRVGFLGMLHMEVIKERLEREFNLDLIASAPSVIYNVYLSNGDFINVQNPSQLPEVNRIDRIEEPYVRATVITPAEYLGNIITLLINKRGTQTKMTYLNEDRVMLEYEVPMNEIVMDFYDTLKSISKGYASFDYEPIEFKVGDLVKLDIKVAGEAVDALSIVVPRNQALSRGRILVKNMKEQIPRQLFEVAVQASLGSQIIARETVKSMGKNVTAKCYGGDITRKRKLLEKQKAGKKRMKSIGRVQLPQEAFMSVLKMD is encoded by the coding sequence TTGAAAAACATTAGAAACTTCTCTATTATCGCTCATATAGACCATGGAAAAAGTACCCTTGCTGATAGAATCATTCAAGAGTGTGGAAGCGTTAGTGAACGAGAAATGGGTACACAAATGATGGACACAATGGACATCGAACAAGAACGCGGTATAACCATTAAAGCACAAAGTGTTAGACTTAACTATGTTAAAGATGGTAAACATTATATTTTAAATCTCATAGACACTCCAGGGCATGTTGACTTCTCTTATGAAGTAGCAAAATCACTTGCTTCTTCTGATGGCGCTTTACTTATTGTTGATGCAGCGCAAGGTGTTGAAGCTCAAACAATTGCAAATGTTTACTTAGCCTTAGATAATGATTTAGAACTTATTCCTGTCATTAACAAAATAGACCTTCCTGCCGCTGATCCTGATAAAGTTGCTGAAGAGATAGAGACTTCTATCGGAATTGATGCAACTGATGCTTGTTTAGTATCTGCAAAAACTGGTGTTGGGATTCGTGAGTTAATTGATGCTATTGTAGATAGAATCCCTGCTCCTGTTGGTGACCCTGATGCAACTACAAAAGCCATCATTTATGACTCTTGGTTTGACCAGTATTTAGGAGCACTTGCACTTGTTCGTGTTTTTGATGGTCAAGTAAAAAAAGGGCAAAATATTAAGCTTATGAGTAATGGTGAAGAGCACCATATTCTTGACTTAATGTACCCACATCCTATGAAAAAAATCAAAACTAAAACTATTGAGTGTGGTGAGATTGGTATAGTTATTCTTGGACTTAAAGAAGTAAGTGTTATCAATGTTGGTGATACTATTACTGATGTTAGAAACCCAACTACCGAGCCTGTTGGAAAATATGAACCTGCAAAACCATTTGTATTTGCAGGGATTTTTCCTATAGATACTGATAAATTTGAAGATCTTCGGGATGCACTAGATAAACTCAAACTAAATGACAGTTCTCTCTCGTTCGAACCTGAAACTTCAGTAGCGCTTGGTTTTGGTTTCCGTGTTGGTTTCCTTGGAATGTTACATATGGAAGTTATCAAAGAGCGTCTTGAAAGAGAGTTTAATCTGGACCTAATCGCTTCTGCCCCATCTGTAATCTATAATGTTTATCTAAGTAATGGGGACTTTATAAATGTTCAAAATCCTTCACAATTACCAGAAGTTAATCGTATAGATAGAATTGAAGAGCCTTATGTTAGAGCTACTGTAATAACTCCTGCTGAGTATCTAGGAAATATCATAACACTTTTGATAAACAAACGAGGGACTCAAACTAAGATGACATACTTAAATGAAGATAGAGTTATGCTTGAGTATGAAGTACCTATGAATGAGATAGTTATGGATTTTTATGATACCTTAAAGTCTATCTCAAAAGGTTATGCATCGTTTGATTATGAGCCTATTGAATTTAAAGTTGGGGATCTAGTTAAATTAGATATAAAAGTAGCTGGAGAAGCTGTAGATGCACTAAGTATCGTGGTACCTCGCAATCAAGCTCTTTCTCGTGGTCGTATTTTAGTTAAAAATATGAAAGAGCAAATTCCTAGACAACTTTTTGAGGTTGCAGTTCAAGCATCTTTAGGTTCTCAAATCATTGCTAGAGAAACTGTAAAGTCTATGGGTAAAAATGTTACCGCTAAGTGTTATGGTGGTGATATTACTCGTAAAAGAAAACTACTTGAAAAACAAAAAGCTGGTAAAAAGCGTATGAAGTCTATAGGAAGGGTTCAACTTCCTCAAGAAGCGTTTATGTCAGTTCTTAAAATGGACTAA
- a CDS encoding ribose-phosphate pyrophosphokinase, translating into MRGYKIFAGSASVDFAKEICQVLDVPLAGANIKKFSDGEISVQIAESVRGRDVFIVQSTGCPSNDNLMELLIMTDALKRSSASSITAVVPYYGYARQDRKAAPRVPITAKLVANLYETAGIDRVITIDLHAGQIQGFFDIPVDNLYGSITFEHYIKSKNLKNPIIASPDIGGVTRARYFAKRMGLEMVIVDKRREKANESEVMNIIGDVQGKDIIIIDDMVDTAGTMVKAATALKNKGATSVMACATHGVLSGKAYENLEHGELDELIITNTLETKPHKNIKVLTVAPLFAEVIRRVYHNESVNGLFE; encoded by the coding sequence ATGCGTGGTTATAAAATTTTTGCTGGAAGTGCTAGTGTTGATTTTGCAAAAGAAATTTGTCAAGTTCTAGATGTACCCTTAGCCGGTGCTAATATTAAGAAATTTAGTGATGGTGAAATTTCTGTCCAAATTGCAGAAAGTGTTCGTGGACGAGATGTTTTCATAGTGCAATCTACTGGCTGCCCATCAAATGACAATTTAATGGAGCTTTTAATTATGACAGATGCACTAAAGCGTTCTTCTGCTTCAAGTATAACTGCTGTTGTTCCTTACTATGGATACGCAAGACAAGACCGCAAAGCTGCTCCTCGTGTACCAATTACAGCTAAACTTGTTGCTAACCTTTATGAAACTGCTGGGATTGACAGAGTTATAACGATAGATCTTCACGCTGGACAGATTCAAGGTTTCTTTGATATCCCTGTGGATAATCTTTATGGCTCTATCACTTTTGAACACTATATAAAAAGTAAAAATCTTAAAAATCCTATTATTGCATCTCCAGATATTGGCGGAGTTACAAGAGCTAGATACTTCGCAAAACGAATGGGTTTAGAGATGGTTATCGTAGATAAGCGTCGTGAGAAAGCAAATGAAAGTGAAGTTATGAATATTATTGGTGATGTCCAAGGCAAAGACATTATTATAATAGATGATATGGTTGATACTGCTGGAACTATGGTAAAAGCAGCAACAGCACTTAAGAACAAAGGTGCTACTTCTGTAATGGCATGTGCTACTCATGGTGTACTTAGTGGAAAAGCTTATGAGAATCTAGAGCATGGAGAACTTGACGAACTTATTATTACAAATACGCTAGAAACAAAACCCCATAAAAATATAAAAGTATTAACAGTTGCGCCACTCTTTGCAGAGGTAATTCGTAGAGTCTATCATAACGAAAGTGTAAACGGACTTTTTGAATAA
- a CDS encoding Fur family transcriptional regulator → MIDFTNELRIHNLKATPQRLAISDAMQTHGHINIDALYTIMLKKFNSISLATIYKNINLMLENSFIQEVKLPQNKSVYELTKEVHSHLVCQKCNKILDINLELQTILNEAQAQSDFKISKSNLVLSGICKKCQ, encoded by the coding sequence ATGATTGACTTTACAAATGAATTAAGAATACATAACTTAAAAGCAACACCACAAAGACTAGCTATCTCAGATGCTATGCAAACTCATGGACATATAAATATAGATGCCCTATATACCATCATGTTAAAAAAATTTAACTCTATCTCACTTGCTACCATATACAAAAATATAAATCTAATGTTAGAAAATTCATTTATTCAAGAAGTTAAACTTCCTCAAAATAAATCAGTTTATGAACTAACAAAAGAAGTACATTCTCATTTAGTTTGTCAAAAATGTAATAAAATTTTAGATATAAATTTAGAATTACAAACTATTTTAAATGAAGCACAAGCACAAAGTGATTTTAAGATATCAAAATCAAATTTAGTATTATCTGGAATTTGTAAAAAGTGTCAATAA
- a CDS encoding ferritin family protein: MKQYQSYSCNKCGNEVEVQNVGGGELYCCGEAMEMITPNLTLVNLMKSFAGESQARNKYEYFAKIAQKEGYRDIAEHFQRAANNEKQHAKMELALANRMTNGTDDNFGNTKENLQVAIDGESYENVTMYPDFAAIAKEEGHKEAAKLFTGIGKIEVEHENMFQMLLDRLETDAEFTSENEEESWICEICGHVHYGKKALKVCPVCKHPQEYQSRLNSKK; this comes from the coding sequence ATGAAACAGTATCAATCATATAGCTGTAATAAATGTGGTAACGAAGTAGAAGTACAAAATGTTGGTGGAGGTGAACTTTACTGTTGCGGTGAAGCTATGGAGATGATTACTCCTAATTTGACTCTTGTGAACTTAATGAAATCTTTTGCAGGTGAATCACAGGCAAGAAATAAGTATGAGTATTTTGCAAAAATTGCCCAAAAAGAAGGTTATCGGGATATTGCAGAGCACTTTCAAAGAGCTGCAAATAATGAAAAACAACATGCTAAGATGGAACTTGCGTTAGCAAATAGAATGACAAATGGGACTGATGATAATTTTGGAAATACAAAAGAAAACCTACAAGTAGCAATAGACGGTGAGTCTTATGAAAATGTAACTATGTATCCTGATTTCGCAGCTATTGCAAAAGAAGAGGGTCATAAAGAAGCAGCAAAATTATTTACTGGTATCGGTAAAATCGAAGTAGAACATGAAAATATGTTCCAGATGCTTTTAGACAGACTTGAAACAGATGCAGAATTTACAAGTGAAAATGAAGAAGAATCTTGGATATGTGAAATTTGTGGTCATGTTCATTATGGGAAAAAAGCTTTAAAAGTTTGTCCTGTTTGTAAACATCCCCAAGAGTATCAGTCAAGATTAAATTCTAAAAAGTAA